The following are from one region of the Maribacter aquivivus genome:
- a CDS encoding Maf family nucleotide pyrophosphatase — translation MLKNKLEAYHLILASGSPRRHQFFKDMELDFEVRIKSVDEVYPSELKGAAISDYLAKLKAEVFIPDLQSKDILITSDTVVWHNNESLAKAEGSTEAESMLKKLSGDWHQVISSVCFTTTKRQIIQHSITEVKFKDLSKDEIQHYIKEYQPYDKAGAYGIQEWIGLIGIEEIKGSYTNVVGLPTQLVYKTLLQLVT, via the coding sequence ATGTTGAAGAATAAATTAGAAGCATATCATTTAATTCTGGCATCTGGCTCACCAAGAAGACATCAGTTTTTTAAGGATATGGAGCTTGATTTTGAAGTTCGTATTAAATCTGTAGATGAAGTTTACCCTTCTGAATTAAAAGGAGCTGCAATATCAGATTATCTAGCTAAATTAAAAGCAGAAGTATTTATACCAGATTTACAGTCAAAAGACATTTTAATAACCTCAGACACTGTTGTTTGGCATAATAATGAGTCTTTAGCAAAAGCTGAAGGTAGTACAGAAGCTGAATCAATGCTTAAAAAACTATCTGGGGATTGGCATCAGGTGATTTCTTCTGTATGTTTTACAACAACTAAACGACAGATAATTCAGCATTCAATAACCGAAGTGAAGTTCAAAGATTTATCGAAAGATGAAATTCAACATTATATAAAAGAATATCAGCCTTACGACAAAGCAGGTGCATATGGCATTCAAGAATGGATAGGACTCATAGGTATTGAAGAAATAAAAGGTTCTTACACTAATGTAGTTGGCTTACCAACACAACTTGTTTATAAAACCTTATTACAATTGGTAACATAG
- a CDS encoding PIG-L family deacetylase produces the protein MRYLLGLITCSIFVLGTLKAQTPKNRSATDIYHAIEKLNFLGTALYIAAHPDDENTRLISYLSNDVKARTGYLSLTRGDGGQNLIGPELRELLGVLRTQELLAARRVDGGEQFFSRANDFGYSKQPSETLEIWNKESILGDVVRTIRKFKPDVIINRFDHRTPGTTHGHHTSSAMLSFEAFDLANDKNAYPEQLSSTNTWQPKRLFFNTSWWFYGSEEKFKKADKSNMLNMDVGTYYPMLGMSNNEIASLASSQHLCQGFGRLSSRGTEDEYVELLKGDLPKDKSNLFDGIDTSWSRIDGGNAIGEILYDVQDNFNFKDPTLHLPKLLEAYQLLQNVSDEHWKNLKTSELTTIISAVTGLHLEAFTKTGYTNPSQTVDVQIQALNRSDINIELKSIFLNNQNSNIDNIVLSNNELFENKVELNIPSSTDFTSPYWLMEKGTLGTYTVKNTNLIGKPESPRAFNAIFNLNINGVLISITKPVVYKYAKPDKGEIYQPFEVVPEATASFSDKVLIFADASEKRIPVTIKAHKDSISGTVELKYGTGWQVDKKSQPFSIIKKGDEQTVYFTLTPPATENESSISPIIKLNGKEITKEMVTIAYDHVPTQTILLPSETKVVRLNIQKAGENIGYIMGAGDEVPTSLEQIGYNVQLIDPNTITKESLKKYDAVVLGIRAYNVVDELKFKQRFILDYAKNGGTVIVQYNTASRWGSQFENIAPYDIEISRDRVTNENSDVEIIAKDNSLVHFPNDISKSDFDGWVQERGLYFPNKWSAEFIPVLEMHDEGEESTKGSLLIAPYGKGNYIYTGLSFFRELPAGVPGAYKLFSNMLSVGKDKVETKAKIKG, from the coding sequence ATGCGATATTTATTAGGGTTAATAACCTGCAGTATCTTTGTACTCGGTACCCTGAAAGCCCAAACCCCCAAAAATAGATCTGCAACAGACATTTACCACGCTATTGAAAAGCTTAATTTTTTAGGTACCGCACTTTATATAGCGGCACACCCAGATGATGAAAACACGCGTTTAATATCATACCTATCTAACGATGTTAAGGCAAGAACAGGTTATTTGTCACTTACCAGAGGTGATGGAGGTCAGAATTTAATTGGTCCAGAATTACGAGAACTTTTGGGCGTGCTACGAACCCAAGAATTACTTGCAGCTAGAAGAGTTGATGGTGGCGAACAATTTTTTAGTCGCGCTAATGATTTTGGATATTCAAAACAACCAAGTGAAACTCTAGAAATTTGGAATAAAGAATCTATTCTTGGCGATGTAGTAAGAACCATACGTAAATTTAAGCCAGATGTAATTATCAATAGATTTGACCACAGAACTCCTGGTACTACACATGGTCATCATACCTCTTCGGCAATGTTAAGTTTCGAGGCATTTGACCTAGCAAATGATAAAAATGCTTACCCAGAGCAATTATCATCAACAAATACTTGGCAACCAAAACGATTATTTTTTAATACTTCGTGGTGGTTTTATGGTAGCGAAGAAAAATTTAAAAAAGCAGATAAGTCTAACATGTTAAATATGGATGTAGGCACCTACTACCCTATGTTAGGCATGTCTAACAACGAAATAGCTTCATTAGCTAGCAGTCAGCACTTATGCCAAGGTTTTGGAAGATTAAGTTCTAGAGGCACAGAAGATGAATACGTTGAATTATTAAAAGGTGATTTGCCAAAAGACAAGTCAAACCTTTTTGATGGTATTGATACTAGTTGGTCCAGAATTGATGGAGGAAATGCAATAGGTGAAATTCTTTACGATGTACAGGATAATTTCAATTTCAAAGATCCTACGTTACATTTGCCAAAATTGCTTGAAGCGTATCAGCTATTACAAAACGTATCTGATGAACATTGGAAAAATTTAAAAACATCAGAATTAACCACTATAATTTCAGCTGTTACTGGACTGCATTTAGAAGCTTTTACAAAAACGGGGTATACAAATCCTAGTCAAACGGTCGATGTTCAAATTCAAGCACTAAATAGAAGTGATATTAACATTGAATTGAAATCGATATTTCTAAATAATCAGAATAGTAACATTGATAATATTGTTTTAAGCAATAATGAATTGTTTGAAAATAAAGTTGAATTAAATATTCCGTCTTCCACAGATTTTACTAGTCCGTATTGGCTAATGGAAAAAGGAACTTTAGGCACATACACTGTTAAGAATACTAACTTAATAGGAAAACCAGAATCACCACGTGCATTTAATGCTATTTTTAATTTGAACATAAACGGTGTTTTAATTTCTATTACCAAACCTGTCGTTTATAAATATGCAAAACCCGATAAAGGAGAAATTTATCAGCCTTTTGAAGTGGTACCAGAAGCAACTGCAAGCTTTTCAGATAAGGTATTGATATTTGCCGATGCATCAGAAAAAAGAATTCCGGTTACTATTAAAGCACATAAAGACAGTATCTCAGGTACTGTAGAATTAAAATATGGCACAGGGTGGCAAGTAGATAAAAAATCGCAACCGTTCTCAATCATCAAAAAAGGTGATGAGCAAACAGTATATTTTACATTGACTCCGCCGGCTACGGAAAACGAAAGTAGCATCTCCCCTATTATAAAACTGAACGGTAAAGAAATTACCAAAGAGATGGTAACTATTGCTTATGATCATGTACCCACGCAAACTATTTTACTTCCTTCAGAAACCAAAGTAGTCCGATTAAACATTCAAAAAGCAGGAGAAAACATTGGTTATATTATGGGTGCCGGTGATGAAGTACCTACGAGTTTAGAACAAATAGGATACAATGTTCAACTAATTGACCCTAATACTATTACAAAAGAATCATTAAAAAAATATGATGCTGTAGTTTTAGGTATTAGAGCATATAACGTAGTAGATGAGTTAAAATTTAAACAACGATTTATTCTAGATTACGCCAAAAATGGTGGTACAGTAATTGTGCAATATAACACTGCAAGTAGATGGGGTTCTCAATTCGAAAATATAGCACCTTACGACATAGAAATTTCAAGAGACCGAGTAACGAATGAGAATTCTGATGTAGAAATAATAGCAAAAGATAATTCACTCGTACATTTTCCCAATGATATTAGCAAGAGTGATTTTGACGGTTGGGTTCAAGAACGAGGATTATACTTCCCGAATAAATGGAGCGCAGAATTTATACCTGTTTTAGAAATGCATGACGAAGGTGAAGAATCAACAAAAGGTAGCCTTTTAATTGCCCCGTATGGAAAGGGAAACTATATTTATACCGGACTGAGCTTTTTTAGAGAATTACCGGCTGGTGTTCCTGGAGCTTACAAATTATTTTCTAATATGCTTTCTGTAGGAAAAGATAAAGTTGAAACAAAAGCCAAAATCAAAGGATGA
- a CDS encoding DUF2911 domain-containing protein translates to MNKVVLFLLAIVASLTVEAQINTPAPSPAAKLMQTVGLTEVSINYSRPSMRGRKVFGNLVPFDKLWRTGANGYTLVTFDSDVTIAGKEVKAGTYSIFTKPGASNWEVFIYTDTVGGGTPSNWEESKVVAKLSVPVYKIEMPVETFTITFDDVTSKGANIGIIWENTYVAIPFTVGTDATVMSSIDKALNGPTAEDYYAAAVYYSSEGKDIKKAKEWMDKAMSMTDKPAFWQLRQQSLILAKAGDKKGAIEAAKKSLTGATAAGNNDYIKMNNESIKEWSSK, encoded by the coding sequence ATGAACAAAGTAGTACTATTTTTATTGGCAATTGTAGCTTCCTTAACTGTTGAGGCACAAATAAATACACCAGCACCAAGTCCGGCAGCTAAATTAATGCAGACCGTAGGTTTAACAGAAGTAAGTATTAACTATTCTAGACCTTCTATGAGAGGTAGAAAAGTATTTGGCAACCTTGTACCTTTTGATAAATTATGGAGAACAGGAGCAAACGGATACACTTTAGTAACTTTTGACTCTGACGTAACTATTGCAGGTAAAGAAGTTAAAGCAGGAACATATTCTATTTTTACTAAACCAGGAGCTTCTAATTGGGAAGTTTTTATCTATACTGATACTGTAGGTGGTGGTACACCAAGTAATTGGGAAGAAAGTAAAGTAGTTGCGAAGTTATCTGTACCGGTTTACAAAATTGAAATGCCTGTAGAAACTTTTACGATCACTTTTGATGATGTAACTTCTAAAGGAGCAAATATTGGTATCATTTGGGAAAACACTTATGTAGCAATTCCTTTTACTGTTGGTACAGATGCTACTGTAATGAGCAGTATTGATAAAGCTCTAAACGGACCAACTGCTGAAGATTACTATGCTGCTGCAGTATACTATTCTAGTGAAGGTAAGGACATTAAGAAAGCTAAAGAATGGATGGACAAGGCGATGTCAATGACTGATAAGCCTGCATTTTGGCAATTAAGACAACAGTCTTTAATTTTAGCAAAAGCAGGTGATAAAAAAGGAGCTATCGAAGCTGCTAAAAAATCATTAACAGGTGCTACTGCAGCTGGTAATAATGATTACATTAAAATGAACAACGAGTCTATTAAAGAATGGAGTTCTAAATAA
- a CDS encoding septum formation inhibitor Maf yields the protein MKLLKLNKAIYSIFGLLILLSSCKEKPKSNSNTLAMSTTEIKTEAPKNELSQEFKEYWYNGTAEITSYNLEQARYGEMREGSAVLIYVTEPFLPGAQVKADNSNKSNIPVLKLNTTKNYITGIYPYSIMTSSFYPVHDNKHALKISFSAQEWCGHVYAQLNNKDDFEIMSHSYFESEGDQDYHIEKAILENEIWNKIRVNPENLTIGEIKMIPSLEFIRTTHKEFKAYEAITTLTEKDGMNTYEIHYPQLERTLKIMFENKFPYAIESWADTFHDGFGDNKKVLTSKATRINRITTPYWQQKSNKDLYLRDSLGL from the coding sequence ATGAAACTATTAAAACTAAACAAGGCAATTTACAGCATATTCGGATTACTAATACTCCTTTCTAGCTGCAAAGAAAAACCTAAAAGTAATAGTAACACTTTAGCTATGTCTACCACTGAAATAAAAACAGAAGCCCCAAAAAATGAGCTTTCTCAAGAATTTAAAGAGTATTGGTATAACGGTACTGCAGAAATCACTTCTTACAATTTAGAACAAGCTAGATATGGCGAGATGAGAGAAGGTAGTGCTGTATTGATATATGTAACTGAACCATTTTTACCAGGGGCTCAAGTGAAGGCAGATAATAGCAACAAAAGCAACATCCCTGTTTTAAAATTGAATACTACCAAAAACTACATTACGGGTATATACCCCTACTCTATTATGACGAGTAGTTTCTACCCTGTTCATGATAATAAACATGCGCTTAAAATATCGTTTTCTGCACAAGAATGGTGCGGTCATGTATACGCACAATTAAACAACAAAGATGATTTTGAAATTATGAGTCATTCTTATTTTGAATCTGAAGGAGACCAAGATTACCATATAGAGAAAGCTATTCTTGAAAATGAAATCTGGAATAAAATCAGAGTAAATCCAGAAAATCTAACAATCGGTGAAATAAAAATGATTCCATCATTGGAGTTTATCAGAACAACTCATAAAGAATTCAAGGCTTATGAGGCAATCACTACTTTAACTGAAAAAGACGGAATGAATACCTATGAGATTCACTATCCGCAGTTAGAACGTACTTTAAAAATCATGTTTGAAAACAAGTTTCCATATGCTATAGAAAGCTGGGCAGATACCTTTCATGATGGGTTTGGCGACAACAAAAAAGTTTTAACATCTAAAGCAACAAGAATTAACAGGATTACAACACCCTATTGGCAGCAGAAATCGAATAAGGATTTATATTTGCGCGATAGTTTAGGGTTATAG
- a CDS encoding mechanosensitive ion channel domain-containing protein, whose amino-acid sequence MKEFINEHYNELIYSLIVLIVILVLKVLFATAIRKVSKISDYNPVRTNLILKFTNIALTIIAVVILTLIWSVNYRDLGVMLSSVFAVIGVALFAQWSILSNITAGVIIFFSFPFKIGNTIRILDKELLDPNNTDLDKFVIEDIRAFHLHLRRNNGEILTYPNNLVLQKGVILISTYQQGEFLNTEEEEEQIV is encoded by the coding sequence ATGAAAGAATTTATTAATGAGCATTACAATGAGCTAATATATAGTCTCATTGTTTTAATAGTTATTCTTGTTTTAAAAGTTTTATTTGCCACAGCAATTAGAAAGGTTAGTAAAATCAGTGATTATAATCCTGTGCGCACTAACTTAATTCTTAAGTTTACAAACATTGCACTCACTATAATTGCTGTAGTTATATTAACACTAATATGGAGTGTCAACTACAGAGATTTAGGCGTTATGTTATCATCGGTATTTGCTGTGATTGGCGTAGCATTATTTGCCCAATGGTCTATTTTAAGTAACATTACCGCAGGTGTTATTATCTTCTTTTCATTTCCTTTTAAAATAGGGAACACAATTCGTATTTTAGATAAAGAATTACTTGACCCGAACAATACCGATTTAGATAAATTTGTAATAGAAGACATTAGAGCTTTCCATTTGCATTTGAGAAGAAATAACGGCGAGATTTTAACGTACCCCAATAACCTTGTACTACAAAAAGGTGTTATACTAATCTCTACCTACCAACAAGGCGAATTTTTAAATACAGAAGAAGAGGAAGAACAAATTGTTTGA
- a CDS encoding sodium:solute symporter, whose amino-acid sequence MGGLDWIILIGTLLFIVIYGVWKTKGSKNVDDYVRGGNDSKWWTIGLSVMATQASAITFLSTPGQAFHDGMGFVQFYFGLPLAMIIICMVFIPLYHKMKVYTAYEFLEGRFDLKTRSLAAVLFLIQRGLAAGITIFAPSIILSAVLGWDLRTLNVILGTLVIIYTVSGGTKAVSVTQKQQMFIIMTGMFITFFFILGYLPSDITFSKAMKIAGASNKLEILNFDLDTSSRYTFWSGITGGLFLFLAYFGTDQSQVQRYLSGKSVRESQLGLIFNAVLKIPMQFFILLVGVMVFVFYQYNPSPLNFNPSATQAVMESSYAEDYRLLQEGQVALEAEKRIAQNKFSAALEIKEYTAVEEAKKQIIRINQKDSTNRIAAKSLISQANDAVETNDKDYVFIHFILNNLPTGLVGLLLAVILSAAMSSTASELNALGTITALDLYKRNRATENLSEEHYVKASKFFTLIWGIVAILIACVANLFDNLIQLVNIIGSIFYGNVLGIFLIAFFFKFIKGNAVFFAAVVTQVIICIIYYYLIHIYPSGQEKLGYLWLNFFGAALVIVISFIFEAFDRMLKKPLPTT is encoded by the coding sequence ATGGGAGGATTAGATTGGATTATTCTTATTGGCACACTTCTCTTTATAGTAATATACGGAGTTTGGAAAACCAAAGGAAGTAAGAACGTAGATGACTACGTTCGTGGTGGTAATGATTCTAAATGGTGGACAATAGGTTTATCAGTAATGGCTACTCAAGCCAGTGCAATAACCTTCTTATCTACTCCGGGTCAAGCCTTTCATGACGGTATGGGCTTTGTTCAGTTCTATTTTGGTCTACCTTTAGCCATGATTATCATTTGTATGGTATTTATACCACTATACCATAAAATGAAGGTTTACACTGCCTATGAATTTTTAGAAGGTAGGTTCGATCTTAAAACCCGTTCTTTAGCCGCAGTACTGTTTTTGATTCAAAGAGGTCTAGCTGCAGGTATTACTATATTTGCTCCATCAATCATTTTATCTGCCGTACTAGGTTGGGATCTACGCACATTAAATGTTATTCTTGGTACGCTAGTAATTATATACACCGTGTCCGGTGGAACAAAAGCCGTTAGCGTTACTCAAAAACAGCAGATGTTCATTATCATGACAGGTATGTTTATCACCTTCTTTTTTATATTAGGATACTTACCTTCTGATATTACCTTTAGCAAAGCCATGAAAATTGCTGGTGCCAGTAATAAATTAGAAATACTGAATTTTGATTTAGATACTTCCAGTAGATATACTTTCTGGAGCGGTATTACAGGCGGACTTTTTCTTTTCTTAGCGTACTTTGGTACAGACCAAAGTCAGGTACAGCGTTATTTATCTGGTAAATCTGTAAGAGAAAGTCAACTAGGTCTTATTTTCAATGCTGTTCTTAAAATACCAATGCAGTTCTTTATTCTTTTAGTGGGTGTTATGGTATTTGTATTCTACCAATACAATCCGTCACCATTAAATTTTAATCCGTCTGCAACACAAGCAGTAATGGAGTCAAGTTATGCCGAAGATTATAGGCTACTTCAAGAAGGACAAGTAGCGCTAGAAGCAGAAAAAAGAATTGCTCAAAACAAGTTTTCGGCAGCTTTAGAAATAAAAGAATATACCGCAGTTGAAGAAGCTAAAAAACAAATTATACGTATTAATCAAAAAGATAGCACCAATCGTATAGCTGCAAAGTCTTTAATAAGTCAGGCAAATGATGCGGTTGAAACCAATGATAAAGATTATGTCTTTATACATTTCATACTTAATAACTTACCCACAGGCTTAGTGGGGCTACTATTAGCCGTAATTTTATCTGCAGCGATGTCATCAACAGCCTCAGAATTAAATGCACTAGGTACAATTACCGCTTTAGATTTATATAAACGTAATAGAGCAACTGAAAATCTTTCAGAAGAGCATTATGTAAAAGCTTCTAAATTCTTTACTTTAATTTGGGGAATTGTAGCCATTTTAATTGCCTGCGTAGCAAACCTATTTGATAATTTAATTCAATTAGTAAATATCATTGGTAGTATTTTCTATGGCAATGTTTTAGGTATATTTTTAATCGCTTTTTTCTTTAAGTTTATAAAAGGTAATGCCGTTTTCTTTGCTGCCGTAGTTACACAAGTTATCATTTGTATTATTTATTACTACCTGATTCATATTTACCCTTCAGGTCAAGAAAAATTAGGATATCTATGGCTTAACTTTTTTGGTGCGGCATTGGTAATAGTAATATCGTTTATATTTGAAGCCTTTGACCGAATGCTAAAAAAGCCTTTACCTACAACGTAA
- the galK gene encoding galactokinase, with the protein MVDKQITSYFIEHYKTIPTLIKAPGRINIIGEHTDYNEGLVLPASIEKGIYFAVSGNDLNSIQIETFLTQPERIVFQLNGAHKKFESFWGNYFKAIIEILVAKNYPLKGMDCVFGGDIPIGSGLSSSAALCCGFIYALTKVSRKEISREEIALIAQEAEHKIGLNCGLMDQYAVLFGKKGNAFFLDCKDLSHNYIPINLDGYSWVLVNSNIKHNLAVDSEYNKRRVSCENIVKEVQKYRPEITSLRDVTLEDLQQVANLADAIDVKRANYIIEENNRVRKMIKVLSAGDAITVGAVLKEGHWAMSTQYEITTSELDTLVKIGERLDGVLGSRMMGGGFGGCTINLMKTEKLDTSIKSLLEQYKEQTGIDAEYYHLAIDDGVKVFE; encoded by the coding sequence ATGGTAGATAAGCAAATTACGTCCTATTTTATTGAACATTACAAGACTATACCTACTCTTATTAAAGCTCCTGGGCGAATTAATATAATTGGTGAGCATACTGATTATAATGAAGGTTTGGTATTACCTGCTTCAATAGAAAAAGGGATTTATTTTGCTGTTTCGGGCAATGACCTAAATAGTATTCAAATCGAAACTTTTTTAACCCAGCCAGAACGTATTGTATTTCAATTAAATGGCGCACATAAAAAATTTGAATCTTTCTGGGGTAACTATTTTAAGGCTATTATTGAAATTTTAGTCGCTAAAAACTATCCTTTAAAAGGAATGGATTGTGTTTTTGGTGGAGATATTCCCATTGGATCAGGCCTCTCTTCTTCTGCCGCATTGTGTTGCGGTTTTATTTACGCCCTGACTAAAGTATCACGAAAAGAGATTTCAAGAGAAGAAATTGCTTTAATAGCACAAGAGGCGGAACATAAAATTGGACTCAATTGCGGATTAATGGATCAATATGCCGTACTCTTTGGAAAAAAGGGAAATGCATTTTTCTTAGACTGTAAAGATTTAAGTCATAACTACATTCCCATTAATCTAGATGGCTATAGTTGGGTATTGGTGAATTCTAATATAAAGCACAATTTAGCCGTTGATTCTGAATACAATAAGCGTAGGGTATCATGCGAGAATATTGTAAAAGAGGTACAGAAATATAGACCTGAAATTACTTCATTACGCGATGTTACGCTAGAAGATTTACAACAAGTTGCCAACCTTGCTGATGCTATCGATGTTAAGCGCGCAAATTATATTATCGAAGAAAATAATCGTGTTCGTAAAATGATCAAGGTTTTATCTGCTGGTGATGCTATTACCGTTGGTGCTGTACTTAAAGAAGGTCATTGGGCTATGTCTACACAATACGAAATAACCACAAGCGAATTAGACACTTTGGTTAAAATTGGTGAAAGGTTAGATGGTGTGCTTGGCTCTAGAATGATGGGTGGCGGCTTTGGTGGTTGCACAATTAATTTAATGAAGACAGAAAAACTAGATACAAGTATAAAATCTTTACTAGAACAATATAAAGAACAAACTGGTATCGATGCCGAATACTACCATTTGGCTATTGATGACGGCGTAAAAGTATTTGAATAA